Proteins found in one Mytilus edulis chromosome 2, xbMytEdul2.2, whole genome shotgun sequence genomic segment:
- the LOC139512816 gene encoding ganglioside GM2 activator-like has protein sequence MEKLTWILLFSIGGVLAEYTSLQVSNCNKNPNTPSTISHMSISPMPVTIPGNFYFSADMKLTRPVGESSMEISIKRKTYWFDIPIPCIFRVGSCRYNNLCTMVDDMITQDWAGLMGNIGNQIKTMLQANNVTYNQCPQQPRTLSIRNYLIRMPEMPSVLSWFAAGDYSANVKVQDNISHEELLCLDVNLSLKKACSGYRCYFGHIPHQHKSWV, from the exons ATGGAAAAATTAACATGGATACTCTTGTTTTCTATAGGTGGTGTTCTGGCTGAGTATACATCGCTTCAAGTCTCCAACTGTA ACAAGAACCCTAACACACCATCAACCATTTCTCATATGAGTATCTCTCCAATGCCTGTGACCATCCCTGGTAACTTCTATTTCTCCGCTGACATGAAGCTAACACGCCCAGTCGGAGAGTCATCAATGGAAATATCAATAAAACGGAAAACGTACTGGTTTGATATTCCTATACCATGTATTTTTCGTGTCGGATCTTG TAGATACAACAATCTGTGTACTATGGTAGATGACATGATTACACAGGACTGGGCTGGACTTATGGGAAACATTGGGAACCAGATAAAGACTATGTTACAGGCCAATAATGTAACATATAACCAGTGTCCGCAGCAGCCACGAACCTTGTCCATTCGAAATTACCTGATACGCATGCCTGAGATGCCATCAGTACTTTCTTGGTTTGCTGCT GGAGATTACAGTGCCAACGTCAAAGTGCAAGATAACATATCTCATGAAGAGTTGCTGTGCCTTGATGTGAATTTAAGTTTGAAAAAAGCATGTTCAGGTTACAGGTGCTATTTCG GTCACATTCCTCATCAACATAAAAGCTGGGTTTAA